The region ACAGGACGTCCGGGTCGAGATCACGGTGAGCGGGATCGGGCCCCCCATCTTCGTCTTCGGAGGGATCGTCGCCCTCGTCCTCGGCGTGGTGTTCCTCGCGGTCGCCGCCGCGATGAAACGCCGGGAGCGGCGCGCGCCGCAGGTCTGGCTGCCACCACAGCAGCCGAACGTGCCGTACTATCCGCCGCCCGCCTGGGCCCCGCCGACGCAACCGTCCACCCCGCCTGACCAGCCGCCGAAACCACCGGAAGGCGGCCCTGGGTAGACCGACCCAGCTCGGCCTGTAGCACCATCGGCTTCTCGGGCAATCGAGGCACGTTGCGGGTGCGGGCCGCATTGACGGTGCAAGACAACCAGAGACGCAAGGAGCGCTGGACCACAGGATGTTGTGGTCGGCCGGGGCTCGGTCTCACGGTAGTCGCGTGAAGCCCGCCTGATCGAAATTCCGGTCGAACGTGAACGCCTTCCCGATCCCGAGGTCCCGCATCACGACGAAGCTCGTGCAATCCGTGAAGCTCCACCGCTTGTCCTCGTGGCGCTCAAAGTCCTCGATGGCATCCGCGAAATGCCCCGCGTCGATCCAGACGACCGTAATGTTCGGGGCACTCGTCACCCGCCGGAGCAAGATGGCGGCGGTCGCGACGTCCGTGGCCATCCGGACGAAGGTCGCCGCTTCGTCCAAGACGAAATCGGTCGTCACGATGCGGCCGTGAGCTCCTCGGGCTGTATCTCCATACACCCCCTGCGCGACCTTTGCGTTCCGATCGTTTGGCACGGACAAGGCGATCCATCCGCCGGAATCGAAGAAGATCATCGGTCCGGTCCGTAGAGGTAGTAGTCCACCCGCTCCGACCCGTCCGTGATCCGCCCCTTCTTCCGGGTGAGCGGGAAGGCGCGGAAGATCGGATCGTTCGGGTCCACCTCATCCCGCAGGATCGTCTGCCGGATCGCCTCCCGGGCCACCTCTTTAATCGTCTTCTTCCGAGCGGCTGCATACGCGGCGAGAAGTCCGTACTCCGTCTCGGAGAGCTGGGTCTGGACGACTTTCACGCATGTCACATGTAAGATGTGACATTTAAGATTT is a window of Thermoplasmata archaeon DNA encoding:
- a CDS encoding PIN domain-containing protein produces the protein MIFFDSGGWIALSVPNDRNAKVAQGVYGDTARGAHGRIVTTDFVLDEAATFVRMATDVATAAILLRRVTSAPNITVVWIDAGHFADAIEDFERHEDKRWSFTDCTSFVVMRDLGIGKAFTFDRNFDQAGFTRLP